One Megachile rotundata isolate GNS110a chromosome 5, iyMegRotu1, whole genome shotgun sequence genomic region harbors:
- the LOC105663320 gene encoding odorant receptor 82a-like, translating into MVISLTVAMKSKETKIKDVLLLNERIFSICDAWPLNNSYKKFVVYMTYLSVHMVMMNLDLYDVMGNLELMVENILSNTVITTTYMMLFLLRFSKLIKSAIAMMKRELAEDDFRNNEERHLYLFYNVISSTYGKYVVKSTTFMVVLLYYFVPLAKLLKSSSGDGNSSMIYELPVRFRPFLNYEESLRNYILMYLYQFPVVWVGLFHTTTASLILNLALHVCGKFSILSYRIQNIVEDSEKSFQVKVKELVRRHVELIAVANTINSALQYILALELLQSSIRVAVSLYTILMLRDDQIFELCTFVMYTSIIMLMLYIYSFIGEQLQTESIKVNDAYYEANWLKLSTRGQKLLLQCMCNGRRTLNLTAAKFYSFSLFGFISIMKTCFGFVSLLRAVI; encoded by the exons ATGGTGATTTCATTGACAGTCGCAATGAAG AGTAAAGAGACCAAAATAAAAGACGTGCTTCTTCTGAACGAACGTATCTTCTCGATATGCGATGCCTGGCCACTGAACAATTCGTACAAAAAATTCGTCGTGTACATGACATATCTCTCCGTCCACATGGTGATGATGAACTTGGACCTGTACGATGTGATGGGCAACTTGGAACTCATGGTGGAGAACATATTAAGCAACACAGTCATTACGACAACATATATGATGCTGTTTCTATTACGATTCAGTAAACTGATTAAGAGTGCAATCGCTATGATGAAACGCGAGCTCGCGGAGGATGATTTTCGTAATAACGAGGAGAGACACCTGTATCTATTTTACAATGTCATCTCTAGCACTTATGGGAAATATGTAGTGAAATCGACGACTTTTATGGTGGTGTTGCTGTATTATTTTGTTCCTCTGGCGAAACTGTTGAAATCGAGCTCAG GAGACGGTAACAGTTCAATGATCTACGAATTGCCGGTCCGATTTCGACCTTTCCTCAACTACGAAGAAAGTTTACGAAACTACATCCTGATGTACCTGTACCAATTCCCAGTGGTGTGGGTAGGTTTATTCCATACAACTACTGCCAGCCTAATACTGAACCTGGCATTGCACGTGTGTGGTAAATTTTCGATTTTGTCGTATCGTATACAAAATATCGTAGAGGACTCGGAAAAATCGTTCCAAGTAAAAGTTAAGGAGTTAGTGCGAAGACACGTGGAACTAATAGC gGTAGCAAATACTATCAATTCTGCACTTCAATATATACTCGCGCTGGAACTTCTGCAGTCAAGTATCAGGGTAGCTGTATCGCTGTACACGATACTTATGCTGCGt GATGACCAAATTTTCGAACTGTGTACGTTCGTCATGTACACTTCGATAATAATGTTGATGCTGTACATATACTCCTTCATAGGTGAACAATTACAGACAGAG TCCATAAAAGTAAACGACGCATACTACGAGGCCAACTGGCTGAAACTGTCGACTCGCGGCCAAAAACTGCTACTACAGTGCATGTGCAATGGACGCAGAACACTGAATCTTACGGCAGCAAAATTTTACTCCTTCTCGCTGTTCGGCTTTATCAGT ATTATGAAAACTTGCTTCGGATTTGTTTCTTTATTGCGCGCCGTTATCTGA